Proteins encoded within one genomic window of Oncorhynchus tshawytscha isolate Ot180627B linkage group LG02, Otsh_v2.0, whole genome shotgun sequence:
- the LOC112263158 gene encoding coiled-coil domain-containing protein 42-like, with amino-acid sequence MDNKKAAEDLTDYFKTFFGNNLQKELLKANPSTDDVLAPTTHLIRKRREELNIHKAMEALQEDFAKTLMAQRVRDKELKEREVNVKEYLSNFNTFLQENKLKNGRALKTAVKERELARQKAANLLTLRQELKALTKEREKIGALVEKHEIYPRFLDKVVKASKQFQEAWQVMSRVDSLVQTREELLISIKQNQECCETARTQLTQYLEQNDDRLLHYNNRLAKLQRILDRVRSETMLWESRWAHIQNSATTKAMLLGTIKMATANLYQTTSKKAQDGSSRWSEEMVLKRVYHSHVVAVWPYHSDVVAVWPYHSDVVAVWPYHSDVVAVWPYHSDVVAVWPYHSDVVAVWPYHSDVVAVWPCGFSGDPMQPKRC; translated from the exons ATGGACAATAAAAAGGCAGCAGAGGATCTGACTGATTACTTTAAAACATTCTTTGGGAACAATCTTCAAAAAGAGCTACT gAAAGCTAACCCATCCACTGATGATGTCTTGGCTCCCACCACTCACCTCatcaggaagagaagagaggagctgAACATACACAAGGCCATGGAGGCCCTTCAAGAG GACTTTGCCAAGACCCTGATGGCCCAGCGTGTCAGAGATAAAGagctgaaggagagggaggttaACGTAAAGGAATACCTCAGTAACTTCAACACATTTCTCCAG GAGAATAAATTGAAAAACGGCCGTGCATTGAAgacagcagtgaaggagagagagctagctCGTCAGAAAGCAGCGAACCTACTCACCCTGAGACAGGAGCTCAAGGCTCTcactaaagagagagaaaagattgGCGCTCTTGTAGAGAAACATGAAATCTACCCCCGCTTTCTAGATAAAGTGGTCAAAGCCAGCAAGcag TTCCAGGAGGCGTGGCAGGTGATGTCCAGGGTGGACAGTCTGGTCCAGACCAGGGAAGAACTACTGATTAGCATCAAGCAGAACCAGGAGTGTTGTGAGACGGCCCGGACCCAGCTGACCCAGTACCTGGAGCAGAACGACGACCgcctgctgcactacaacaacaggcTGGCCAAGCTACAGAGGATTCTGGACAGAGTACGCAGTGAGACCATGCTATGG GAGTCCCGGTGGGCTCACATCCAGAATTCGGCAACTACGAAGGCCATGCTCCTGGGCACCATCAAGATGGCCACCGCCAACCTGTACCAGACTACCAGCAAGAAGGCCCAGGATGG CTCTAGCCGTTGGAGTGAGGAAATGGTTTTAAAGCGTGTGTACCACTCTCACGTAGTGGCAGTGTGGCCGTACCACTCTGACGTAGTGGCAGTGTGGCCGTACCACTCTGACGTAGTGGCAGTGTGGCCGTACCACTCTGACGTAGTGGCAGTGTGGCCGTACCACTCTGACGTAGTGGCAGTGTGGCCGTACCACTCTGACGTAGTGGCAGTGTGGCCGTACCACTCTGACGTAGTGGCAGTGTGGCCGTGTGGTTTTTCAGGGGACCCGATGCAACCCAAACGCTGTTAG